The sequence below is a genomic window from Anaerolineae bacterium.
TTGCCGTAGAAGGAATGGACATCGTGCAGTTCCAGCATAGCCATGGGCAATTCTCCCAAAAGCAAGGTTATCAGGCTAAGCCGCCACCGCGGTGGCCGAGCCCAGCCCAGAGGCGGCCCCACGGCCCAGGTAAGCCTCAATCACCCGCGGGTTCCGTTGAATCTCTTCCGGTTTCCCTTCGGCGATCTTGGTGCCGAAATCCAGAACGGTAATTTTCTCACTGATGGTCATGACCACCTTCATGTCGTGCTCGATGAGCAGGATGGTGATCCCTAGCTCATCGCGCAAATGCTCGATGAACTGAATCATTTCGGCGGTCTCTTGCGGGTTCATCCCCGCCGTAGGCTCGTCCAGGAGGAGCAATTTGGGATCGCTGGCCAGCGCACGGGCGATTTCCAGACGACGCTGGGCACCATAAGGCAGGTTACGCGCCAGTTGATCGCCCAATCCGGCCAGGCCCACGAAGCGCAGCAAGCGCCGCGCCTCATCCAGGGCGAAGCGCTCATCCTTGTGGAAGCGGGGCGTGTGCAGAATAGCGTCCCACCAACCGTGGTGCAATCGCGGATGCATCCCCACCATAATGTTCTCCAGCGCGGTCATGTTGGGGAAGAGGCGAATGTTCTGGTAAGTGCGTGCAATACCAAGGCGGCTGATACGGTCGGTGGAAAGCCCCTGAATCTCCACGCCGTTGAAGAGGATCTTGCCTTCTTCCGGTGTGTAAAATCCGGTGATGCAGTTGAAAAAGGTGGTCTTTCCTGCGCCGTTCGGCCCGATGACGCTGGTGATGGAGCGCTCTTCGATCTCAAAGTCCAGGTTGTTCACCGCCACCAAGCCGCCAAAGCGCTTGGTCACGCCTTGAGCGATGAGGATGGGTACCATAACATGCCTCCTAATCCGTGCTGGCCGTCTCGTGCAGTTCACGGCGACGCACCGGCTCAGGCCAGAACCCTTCGGGCTTGAGCAGCATCATGGAGATCAGCGCGATACCGTACAT
It includes:
- a CDS encoding ABC transporter ATP-binding protein, translated to MVPILIAQGVTKRFGGLVAVNNLDFEIEERSITSVIGPNGAGKTTFFNCITGFYTPEEGKILFNGVEIQGLSTDRISRLGIARTYQNIRLFPNMTALENIMVGMHPRLHHGWWDAILHTPRFHKDERFALDEARRLLRFVGLAGLGDQLARNLPYGAQRRLEIARALASDPKLLLLDEPTAGMNPQETAEMIQFIEHLRDELGITILLIEHDMKVVMTISEKITVLDFGTKIAEGKPEEIQRNPRVIEAYLGRGAASGLGSATAVAA